The Erinaceus europaeus chromosome 6, mEriEur2.1, whole genome shotgun sequence sequence gtttcctctcccctccataatttttttttaatcttctttattcattttcttaacCTTCTTTAACTGaatgagagaacagagagaaagatacagggagacatagaccagagaccagagccctgctcaattctggcttatgggggtgcttgggattgaacctgggacttcagagcctcaggcatgaaagacttttgcagatCCATGCTGCTGCCTCCTCAGCCTCCTCCATAGTTCTTAGAGCTCTCTACCCTTCTGTTAATATACAGTAGTTTCTCCCCCTAAGCCCTGATTATGAATTCTAGAAAGTTGTGTCTGTAAGAGGACAAAGCCAATTTAAACTCTTAACCTACTGGGATCTGAATTCCTGCACTGTTGCTTACTAAGGGATCTTGggttatttctctctgtgtctcatgcctcagtttccccacttgTAGGAAGGGATAACAATACATGTTAATCACCCCCACCCCTTCAGCTCCCCTCATGGGTGATGGAACACTGGGGCAGCTGAGCAGAGAGCATCCATCCAGAGAGGGCTTGTCAGCCTTGCAAATTCCCAAGCATACATTCCCAAAGAGGGAGCAGGGGAGAGAGCACACAGGTTGCCACAGAGAaccaaggagagggggcggggccatggtgcacccagctaagtgcacatagcactaagcataagtacccacacaaggatccacgttcaagtccctggctccccacttgcagagatgaagcttcacaagctgtgaagcaggtctgtaggtgtctctctttctctcagcaataaccatagaggcaaatgataaataaataaatgaataaaaagagagagagagaaagaaagaaagaactcactagaggtcctgggtttaaaTCTGGACCACTACCAgtagccagagctatgcagtgccctgttcaaaaaagaatgaaataagccccatgtccctcctctcccccccccacccccacacacccccccccccccccccccccccgccagcccaTGGAGGACACCTGACACCactgccccctccctctgcctctcctctccccctgctCCCTCTCAGTTAAGGCCCATGTCAGGGAAGTGAAAGCCATTCATCTTCACGGGAAGTTGTCTCTCCCAGCCACTAAAGCAACAGGACCCTGACAGTCGTGATGCATTCTCCACGGGTCAGCGTCAAGGGGCCAGCCTGACTCCTGTGTAGGAAGCACAGGAATCCAGGAACGTAGGGACCGGCGAGGGACACCAGGCAGCTGTTTGTAACCAGAGTCCAGAGTCCAGACAGGAACCTCTAGGTGGTAAAGGGGAGTTGGGTGCAGAGACTGTCAGGGTGGGAGCACACCCAGCAGAGCTCATATGTCTCCATCcaccaagacctgggttcaagtccctggttcccacctgctgggctaGGGGGCacttggagcagtgctgcaggtatctctccttttccctctgtatctctgtctccctctctctttctctctgcctctgtcataaaaagaaagagaagatgtggAAAATGCCACTGGGAGTGATATAGTCATGTAGACACCAAATCTTGgtggtaagaaagagagagagagagagagagaggaagaaagaatggaaggaaggggaggaaggagagaaagtgagaaagaaagaggagggaagaaagggagaagggaaagaaagagagagaaagagaaaggaagagagaaaaataggaagagagagacaaaggaagatAGCTTATctggagtgctgtggtctctttcattctgctttcctctctgcctctatctaaaaaaagaatgaaaagaaagaaagagaagagaaaaggaaggaaggaaggaaggaaggaaggaaggaaggaaggaaggaaggaaatgagaatGGTTAGAGAGAATCTTTCTGGAGCAGAATATGTATGGCCAATATTCACGCACAACAAGCACGCTGACTAATAAACACTATTTCCTACGTTAAGGTTGTTTTCCTGCTTGTGGCTATAAAAATGTGATACAAAGTCCTTTTTAATATTATGTcatatataacataatataatgTGATCGTTCTATTAATcatgatcgtgtgtgtgtgtgtgtgtatggagtattatgttaaaaagaaatagaggctATTAAAAGTGAAATAGCTCCATGCTCTGACATTCTGCCATTGCTGTAGGGACAAAAGTTATGATCCTCCcctgtgctccccccccccccgcctttttttaGTGTGGAGCTGGAGACTTTCACAGAGGAGCTCTGGATtacttttccagagagagagagagaaagatggggggagagaaagaaaggaaggggggtcATCAAGGCTCTGGTCTTCCTTTCTGCTATGGCATGCCCATGTGGCATCTAGGCTGTAATCATAGCAAGGCCTGTACTTTACCTGGTGGGTGGGCTCTCTCTCAGCCCCCAAAGCTACCACCCTAGATCCTCAGCATGGACTCACCCTGCCTAGACCCACCTCCCACTCCTGTCCAGCCTGGCTGAAAACCACCAGTGACTTTGCCCCCTACCGATTAGCCTCACCTGCCCTGATTCATTCCTTCCTGCGACCTggcttccttctctctgcctctttacacATACCATCCCCTACTCCAAAAAACACTGCCCTAGCTCCCACCCTTGAGCAGACTCATCACCCTGTTTATTTCAGGCCACCTTAGGAGGACCTTTGTCAAAGCTATACACGCATTACTGGTTgtcttttaaaacaaacaaacattatgggggccgggtggtagtgcagcaggttaagcacatgggaagcacaaggaccagcacaaagctcgagcccccagctccccacaagcagtaaaccaggtctacaggtgtttttctttctctctgcctctgtttccccctcttctttcgatttctctctgtcctatccaacaacaacagcaatcgcAACAAAAATAATACATTAACGATGAccacaataaaaatggaaaaaaatggtctccaggagcagtggattcttagtgctgtcaccgagcccctgtgataaccctggaggcaaagtcaaacaaagaaacaaacacattATATATTTATCCATAAAtaaagaggaccagagcatcactctggcacatgtcatgCCTGGGGTTCAGACTCAGCATGCCgtgtttgagagtccactgctttagtCACTGTGCCAAAACCTGATGTGCCCTCTCAAAGATTTCTGTGCACCTCCTGCAAACACACTTGTTGGAATCAGTCACGGAGTAACAGATAGCCCTGTAGAATCCCCCAGAGAGAGAGCCGGGGAGAAACTGAGCACCTTCAGGGTCCTGCTCTGATCATTCCAAGTACGTCACCAGGCCTGGTTCATATTCAGGGAGAGGCCATCCAGACCCTTGCATTCTGCTGAGAAATGTCTTGGGGGGATTCGCaagcctgttttatttatttatttatttatttatttggtttccAAGTTTTATTCAAGAACTCATACAAAACATTCCAGATAAAAGAGCTCTAatcttcatcttcctcctcttcatcatCTTGGTTAATCTGGAAGTAACACAATGCATAGCTCTCTTTGCTGTTAGCGACTACGCGTAACCAATCACGTAGATtattcttcaaatattttttgGTGAGATATTTCAAATACCTTTTGGAGAAAGGCACCTCAGAAGTCACAGTGATCttgctcttgctttttttttttaaaatggttaCAACCCCACCACTGAGATTCCCAGCTTTGCTATTCACTTTGATTCTCTCCTGAAGAAACTGCTCAAAATCAGCAGCATCCATGATTCCATCTTCAACAGGGTGTGTGCATTCAAGGGTGAACTTCAGAACCTGcttattttttttgcccccaTTTGCCACAAGTTTTTTCATAGGTGCCATTGCTGCAGCGGAGGCAGAAAGGGAGGTGGGCAGACTACGCAGACGTAAAGAGTCTGcagcacctgcaaacctgttttaaAGCCACTGCCCCTCCACTAGGGCCCAGCCTGCAGCTCAGAGTTCAGCACCTGCTAAGTCATTCCTGAGGGTTAAAGGTGCCGTGCAGAGAAGCTCTGCCCAGTCCTGATCTTGAGAAAAGAGCTTCCCATGGCTCTCATGGGCTCCCCCAAAGCGAAACAATGAGAAGAGGTTAAGGCCAGCCCTTCCACTGACAGACTCTCCCACACCGTCACTTCCTCTCAGATCCAAACAGTTGTCTCTGAACTAGGCAAGATGATTGTCACTTGTCTCAGAGAAGGAACTacagtagagaaaaagagagaaagagacacacacacacagaggccccCAATAGTACCTAATCAATAGAGAGTGACTCCAAgttttggatggatggatatgtggatggatggatgaattcatggatgtgtggatggatggatgtgtggatggatggatgtgtggatggatggatgaattcatggatgtgtggatggatggatgtgtggatggatggatggatggatggatggatggatggatggaaggaaggatggatggatggaaggaaggaaggaaggaagggagggagggagggagggaggaaggaaggaaggatggatggatggatggatggatggatggatggatggatggatggagctaTAAGTGGTGGTGAGGGGAGTTTGAAGATAggattctctcttctttctctctttttccttcttcatttttctGCTACCAGTGTTGCCACTTGGGACTCTGTACCTGCAGAATTCAACAGTTCCTGCCAGACTTATTTAAgtaggtgtgtgtggaggggggggaaagaaacTATAGTGCCCACCAACATTCAGGAAACTCCCCCTTTGTAAGGAGATGCCATGTGGTGTCTGGGGGCTCAGTCCGGAGTCCTCACACAGGATAACACGACCACTCTTCCGGGTGAGCCCTCTCCCAGGCCCCATCGTCTGATTTCTCACCTGGTCCTTCTCCAGACACGCCTTCTAGATCACAGAGGAGAAGCAGGTCCCACCAGTGAGGTTTACACCCATCATAACTGCTCCATAAAACCTCATGAGACTTCCTCAAATCCAGAGAAGTTAAATCCTGACACTTTAACAGCTCGTTGGCAATACACAAACCAGAtggacgggggcttgaatcatTTTGCACCATCATGCAGCAACCCCATGCGGCAGGGCCTGCCTGCTGGCTGGGCACAGAACCCTGCTCTTTGTTCTGTCCGCAGAAAccctggggcaggggtggaggcTCCCCGCTTCCTGTCTTGCACATGTTTATAAAAGTGCCACCAAAGGAGAGGGGTCTATTGGTCTTTTCCTCTGGATTTAAAACACACATTAGACTCCCTCCTGAATTAAGACAGGTATGATTTTAGGAAACTGGAATTCCCTGAAGAAATGAACTGGGATGTGACACCATTTTAGTGGAAGATCAAAGTCCTGACTTTTTTGCTTCTAGGAGGGGGTTGGGGTGGCTAGAGCATGGGATCTGCATTTGTGGAGATTTTGGCTCAAATCCCAAACCCGCCACTCACTTGGGTTTAGCCAGAAACCCAAATGACTTAATCTCCAAATCTCTCCTTTTTCATCTGTGAGATGGGGATAGTAACACCTTATTATATAAGGTTGTTAGAGGGAGGGTAATTACCAGCTTAATGTGGCAtgcatgcaaacacacacacacacacacacacacacacacacacacacacacacacacggggtggggggggagagagaatttGTAGTCACAATTGCAGCCTAAAGAGCTCAGTAAGGCCACGTAGGAAATAGGTGATGGACCCAGTTAGGAATTACTTTCAGGAAATGAACGACTTGTCTAAAGGTGATACCAGGTTTCAGACGGTGCTCTGTGAAGGGAAGTTACGTGCTCAagtcttcatttaattttggaGACTATTGGGCAAGACAGACCTAAACAGACTTTAGATAGTCGTATGTCCACGGTGGCTCTTCTCAGCGCTGTCAATGTGCTAATACTCTCTCTGTCACCAAGGTGACAGGTAAGGAAGGGTATACACAGGATAGGGAGGA is a genomic window containing:
- the LOC103118554 gene encoding large ribosomal subunit protein eL22-like, with the protein product MAPMKKLVANGGKKNKQVLKFTLECTHPVEDGIMDAADFEQFLQERIKVNSKAGNLSGGVVTILKKKSKSKITVTSEVPFSKRYLKYLTKKYLKNNLRDWLRVVANSKESYALCYFQINQDDEEEEDED